Below is a genomic region from Gemmatimonadales bacterium.
GACGAACCGCGACCAGTAAGGGAACGTGGCGAACACCGCCGCGAAGATCGTCGCGAGCCAGACTGTCCAGCGCATCACGCGGCGGGTGCGAGGATCGGCGCACGGCCTTCCGGGCTCGCAGGCGTTGCGCTCCTCTTTGCGCAGGCTCCAGTGCCCGACGCCGAGCGCGAGCGCCGTCGCGCCCACGAAGTATGGCCGCAGCGGCTCGAAGGTCCGCGCCAGGCCCGCACCCGAAAGACCGAGGGCAACAGCAACCAGCGGCCCGGCGCAGCACAGCGCCGAGCCCAATGCAGCTGCCACGGCGCCGCCCGCCGCGGCGAAAGGGCGGCGGATCACGACGCGTGCCTGAGGGCCGAGGCCAGTGCGCCCCGAAGGCTCGCGAGCGCCTTCATACCTTGCCCTTGCTCGACGCTTTCGGCGACACAGGTCTGCATGTGGCCTTCGAGCAGTTCGACGATCACGCCGGACACCGCCTGCATGATCGCCCCGAGCAGCACGAGGAGGTCGTCGCAGGAGTGGTGGGCCGCGAGCAACCGCTCCACGCCCCGCACCTGGCCCTCGAGGCGCTTGAGGCGATTCCTGATGCGGCGCTCGACTTCAGGCTTCAGATAGACTTGCGGAGCGCAAACCTGCGGCACCGTTCCTCCGGGTTCGTTGAGCACGCGTAGAATACCCCATAGGGTATAATCCGCAAGCGTGGCGGCCGGTTCCCGGGCGCCGGGTTCCCGACACCTCGCCGCCGCACCGACGACAGCACCCGCGCGCAGGGAACCCGGAGTGCGCGCCCGGTATTGGATTGACAGCCATGGCTGACC
It encodes:
- a CDS encoding mercuric transporter MerT family protein, whose product is MIRRPFAAAGGAVAAALGSALCCAGPLVAVALGLSGAGLARTFEPLRPYFVGATALALGVGHWSLRKEERNACEPGRPCADPRTRRVMRWTVWLATIFAAVFATFPYWSRFV
- a CDS encoding metal-sensitive transcriptional regulator, with protein sequence MLNEPGGTVPQVCAPQVYLKPEVERRIRNRLKRLEGQVRGVERLLAAHHSCDDLLVLLGAIMQAVSGVIVELLEGHMQTCVAESVEQGQGMKALASLRGALASALRHAS